A stretch of Myroides oncorhynchi DNA encodes these proteins:
- a CDS encoding GNAT family N-acetyltransferase, with the protein MLEIITLQVYTENAAGINLYKNLGFKEIDVIPNFIKDNGRYYNNMSMWLRVR; encoded by the coding sequence ATACTAGAGATAATCACATTACAAGTCTATACAGAGAATGCAGCAGGTATCAATCTTTATAAGAATTTAGGCTTTAAAGAAATAGATGTTATTCCTAACTTTATTAAAGACAATGGTAGATATTATAATAATATGAGTATGTGGTTAAGGGTGAGGTAA
- a CDS encoding DUF6713 family protein, with product MTHHFFFYLGLSFMLMHEMDAVRCKEWRIFPGLSSLSDKLGQVVFIIVHLPLFLALFWGLSNTEDIDRFSFYGSTFMLVHLCLHLVYLKHKNNEFKDTLSWTIISGAGACGLVDLIIM from the coding sequence ATGACACATCATTTTTTCTTTTACTTAGGGCTATCATTTATGTTAATGCATGAGATGGATGCTGTCCGTTGTAAAGAATGGAGAATATTTCCAGGGCTTTCCTCTTTAAGTGATAAGCTAGGACAAGTTGTATTTATCATAGTGCATCTACCTTTGTTTTTAGCTCTATTTTGGGGATTGAGTAATACTGAAGATATAGATAGATTTAGCTTTTATGGAAGTACTTTTATGTTGGTTCATCTTTGTCTTCATCTTGTGTATTTAAAACATAAAAATAATGAGTTTAAAGATACACTCTCTTGGACTATAATAAGTGGGGCAGGAGCCTGTGGTTTGGTCGATTTGATTATCATGTAA
- a CDS encoding IS4 family transposase, with protein MPLETNNSLDYKSTELLTILKGGFKDKLNLARISFISLFIVALCKVKSVNFTNISIAFDNSVKAESNCRRIQRFVYDAKLTSELVAKFIFAILPKQDKYTLVIDRTNWKFGNQNINILMLGVCYKNVAFPLIFKMLDKKGNSNTNERKELINDFIEWFGKDCIECLLADREFIGERWIEYLNNERIRYYIRIRNNFKVYLPHKQEDKYAYHLFYNLKVGEFRAYEKIVYLHGQLCYLSATKIMTDGKTDYCIIVSFNKSENASEKYKERWQIETLFRAMKSSGFNIEDTHLKCIKKLEQLIMLVMLALVWCYKIGDYIDTYIKPISFKKHSNRSISVVKLGLDYLARLFHSKVNQLNINVFCFLSCT; from the coding sequence ATGCCTTTAGAAACGAACAACAGCCTAGATTACAAAAGTACAGAACTTTTAACGATATTAAAAGGAGGTTTTAAGGATAAACTCAATTTAGCTAGGATCAGTTTTATTTCCTTATTTATCGTGGCTCTATGCAAAGTAAAGTCAGTCAATTTTACAAATATATCTATAGCATTTGACAACTCAGTTAAAGCAGAAAGTAACTGTAGGCGTATTCAACGTTTTGTTTATGATGCTAAGTTAACATCTGAACTTGTAGCTAAGTTCATCTTTGCTATTCTTCCTAAACAAGATAAATATACCCTTGTTATAGATCGTACAAACTGGAAGTTTGGAAATCAAAACATCAACATACTGATGCTTGGTGTTTGTTACAAAAATGTTGCTTTCCCTTTAATATTTAAGATGTTAGATAAAAAAGGAAACTCAAATACCAATGAGAGAAAAGAACTCATTAATGATTTTATAGAATGGTTTGGAAAAGATTGTATAGAGTGCTTATTAGCTGATAGAGAGTTTATTGGAGAACGTTGGATAGAATATTTGAATAACGAAAGAATTAGGTATTATATACGTATTCGAAACAATTTTAAAGTTTATCTACCTCATAAGCAAGAAGATAAATATGCATATCATCTGTTTTACAATTTAAAAGTTGGAGAGTTTAGAGCTTATGAAAAAATTGTGTATCTACATGGACAACTATGTTATCTGTCAGCCACAAAGATAATGACAGATGGCAAAACTGATTATTGTATAATTGTAAGTTTTAATAAATCCGAAAATGCTTCTGAAAAATATAAAGAAAGATGGCAAATAGAAACATTATTTAGAGCAATGAAGTCAAGTGGTTTTAATATTGAAGACACGCATTTAAAGTGTATTAAAAAACTTGAACAGCTCATTATGCTAGTAATGCTTGCACTTGTTTGGTGCTATAAAATTGGAGATTATATCGATACATACATTAAACCTATATCCTTCAAAAAACATAGTAATAGAAGTATTAGTGTAGTAAAATTAGGCCTTGATTACTTGGCTAGACTATTTCATTCTAAAGTTAATCAACTAAATATCAATGTATTTTGTTTTTTGTCGTGTACTTAG
- a CDS encoding helix-turn-helix domain-containing protein → MKSLLILFLTVFTVGNQTVNWQKTNTYLMDEGNSYIQWVKGQFFQIKDTEYDLNISLNLLTMSDEDFTLIEGDNVSDSSLSQSLVNRWNAFLLLSIVSFGIAIKYFKRREYILANNAITKLERDSKENCCIVNDNSLDLDSERRYITLEREIAILKQVDSFEKGRDFLDKNISLNLLSARFGVNHRYLSYVVNKHKECDFATYVNELRVMYIVSCLENKPQYLKYKISYLAEQSGFASHSRFTVTFKKVTGYPPSVFINNLRKSKVK, encoded by the coding sequence ATGAAAAGTTTATTAATTCTGTTTTTAACTGTATTTACAGTGGGAAACCAGACAGTTAATTGGCAGAAAACAAATACCTATTTGATGGATGAAGGAAACTCATACATTCAATGGGTAAAAGGACAGTTCTTTCAAATAAAGGATACAGAATATGACTTAAATATAAGTTTAAATCTATTAACTATGTCTGATGAAGATTTTACATTAATAGAAGGAGATAATGTAAGCGATAGTTCTTTATCACAGTCTTTAGTAAATAGATGGAATGCTTTCTTATTGTTAAGCATAGTCTCTTTTGGCATAGCAATTAAGTATTTTAAGAGAAGAGAGTATATTCTTGCCAATAATGCTATTACTAAATTAGAAAGGGATAGTAAAGAAAACTGCTGTATTGTAAACGACAATTCACTAGACTTAGATAGCGAAAGAAGATATATTACCTTAGAGCGGGAAATAGCTATTTTAAAACAAGTCGACTCTTTTGAAAAAGGTAGAGATTTTCTAGACAAGAATATATCATTAAATCTATTGTCTGCTAGATTTGGAGTTAATCACCGTTATTTATCTTATGTAGTTAATAAACATAAAGAATGTGATTTTGCAACTTATGTTAACGAGTTGAGAGTTATGTACATTGTATCCTGTTTAGAAAACAAACCACAGTATTTAAAATATAAAATTAGTTATTTGGCAGAACAATCTGGTTTTGCATCTCATAGTCGTTTTACAGTTACTTTTAAGAAAGTGACGGGGTATCCTCCTTCAGTATTTATTAATAATTTAAGAAAAAGTAAAGTGAAATAA